Below is a genomic region from Persicimonas caeni.
ATCCCGCACGGCGCCGAGTGGATCCAAGACTACGTCGACGAGTTCGACCCGGCCAACAACGCCGTGACCCTCCAGAGTGGCGAGTCGCTCACCTACGACTACTTGGTCGTCGCCGCCGGTATCCAGCTCAACTGGGATGCGATCGCCGGCCTCGAGGAGGCGCTGGGCAAAAACGGGGTCTGCTCGAACTACTCGTACGAGACGGTCGACAGCACCTGGGAGACCCTGCAGAATTTCCGCGGCGGCAACGCCGTGTTCACGTTTCCCTCCACGACCATCAAGTGCGCCGGGGCGCCCCAAAAGATCATGTGGCTCACCGAGCACTACCTGGAGCGAAACGGCCTGCGGGACAAATCGCAGGTGATCTACGCCTCGTCGACCGCCGGCATCTTCGGCGTCGACAAGTACAAGCGCGCGCTGCAAAAGCTCGTCGACAAGCGCGACATCGTCACCCATTTCAAGCGCAATCTCGTCGAGGTGCGCGCCGACAAAAAGCAGGCGGTCTTTGAAGATCTCGACGGCGGAGACCAGTTGGTCCTCGACTACGACATGCTCCACGTCACCCCGCCACAGGGCCCGCCCGACTTCATCAAAAACAGCCCGCTGGCCAACGACGGCGGCTGGGTCGACGTCGACAAGTACACCACCCAGCACGTCGAGTACCCCAACGTCTTCTCGCTGGGAGACTGCTCGGGCCTGCCGACCTCGCGCACCGGCGCGGCGATTCGCAAAGAGGCGCCCGTGACCGTAGCCAACCTGGTCGCCCAGATGAACGGCAAGCCGCTCGACGCCAAATACGACGGCTACGCTTCCTGCCCGCTGGTCACCGGCTACGGCCGACTGATCTTGGCCGAGTTCGACTACGACGGAAACCCCACCGAGAGCTTCCCGTTCGACCAGTCGCGCGAGCGCTACAGCATGTACGCCATGAAAGCCTACGGGCTGCCCGAGATGTACTGGCACGGCATGCTCCGCGGTCGGGCATGAGGGGGAGTAGGAGAGGAGAACCGCAAAGGGCGCGAAGGTCGCTAAGGCAGCAAAGAAAGCGATAAAGCTAAGAAGCTAAGAAGCTACTCGAAAAGCAAAACGCCCCGAGCTGATCGGACGATCAACTCGGGGCGTTTTGCCTTATAAGGCCGCCGGCAGTTCTCGATTTCGAAAAATAGCCTGCTGAAAATAATCGGGTCGTTGACCGGAGTGGCCGACATTCGCGACGGGAGCGACTCCGGTCACCGACCCAAAAAAGTACGCGAGAGGGGATTCGAACCCATGACCTTCGCCTCCGGAGGGCGACGCTCTATCCAGCTGAGCTACTCGCGCATGCACCAAGGAGAACAACTTCAAGCGGCACGTTGTTCCCTGAACTCTCTAGCTAGCAGTCACTGGCCGACCCGGTCAAGCCTGAAGCCTCACTGCTCGGCCTCTTTGATCTGGCGGAGCACTTCGTCGGCGACCTCGCGGATGCGCCACGGCTCGGCCGGGTCGTTGACCAGGCGCTGGAACCACTCCCGATGTTTGAAGGCGTCGGTGTTGGCCACGATCTTGATGAGCTTTTCGCGGAAGCTGTCGCCCAGCACGATGTAGTACTGCTCGTTGTCGTAGTCGGTCCAGATGACGTGCTCGCAATCGCCTTCGCCGGCCTCCTCACCGCTCTGGGTGCGTTGGAATTGGCGACGCGCCCACATCACGTCCTCTTCGGTGGCGACCAGCTTCATCGTGTCATAAGCCGCGCAGCGCTCCAGGCCGGTGGGCTCCGAGTCGATGATCTTTCGGATATGCGCGCGCGCCTTTTTCGAGCCGATCTTGCGCAACGCCCAGTGGGCATGAGTCATGACCTGGTCATGCTCCGATTCGGTCAACGGAAGGATCGCCTCGACGGAGGCCTCGTTGGCGAGCAGGCCCAGCCCGCGAAGCGCGCCGACCTGGGCGTCGGGGGCGTCGGCGTCGCGCGCGAGGGTCTCGAGCGGCTCGAGCGAGGTCTGCGGGTCGTCGATCTTACCGAGTGCGATCGCGGCGGCGTGCTTGTCCGCCGCACTCGCCTCGCCTTCGAGCACGTCGATGAGCTTGTCCTGGGCGCCGATGATCTTCATCAGCCCCGCGGTCCAGTAGGCGCGCTGGCGCACCTCGGCGTTCGGATCGTCGAAGGCGGCGACCACGGTTTGCTTGAGGGCCGGGAGCTCCCAGATCTCGTAGTTCATCGGGTCGGCGATGTCTTCGAGCGCGGCCAGACGCTCCGCGGGGGCCTCAGCGCGCAAGCGCACCCGGAAAAAGCCCTCGGTGTGGTAGCGGTCCAAAAAGCCGTCGGCCGCCCAGTTGATCACGAAGGCGTTGGCGACCACCGCCAGGAGCAGCACAATCATGAACTCGGCGCTGTGGTCCTCGACGGTCACCTTGCCGTCGGCCGGCGTGCGCCCCAAGATCACCTGCTCGCGCCAGGGCCCCGGAAAGAATAAATCGCCGATGAGCACCGTCACAAGATACGAGGCGACGAGAAGCAGCATCATCATCGCGGTGATGATGAGCATGTTGAGCACCACCGAGGAGCTCGTCTCGAACATATAGTCGGCCGCCCACAGCCCGGCGGCGTAGGTGGCGCCCAGCGCCACCGCGCTGGCGGCCACCAAGCGCCCGCGCGACTTGGCGAAGCTGCGAAACAGTCCGTATTCGGCGACGTTAGTGACGAGTTGGATTTTGGGCATGACGACCTTGGTCGACGCAATGTGGCGGAGTTTCGACGGAAAACGGCCCTTGCAATAAGTTGCATTACACTAAGACAATTCCTACGCCAACTTGTTCCTTGGCGTACTTCAATCGTTGGGGCCCGTCCCAGTGAGGCTGGAGCCTGCATCGTGAGCAGAACTTGAAGGTGGACCTATGAAGACACGAGCGCGCACAAGCATCTACGCAGCCATGGTAGCCCTGTTGGTCCTGGCGACGAGCCTGCCTGCGCTGGCTGGTGAGGAGGACCAACAAGGCGAAGAGAAGATCAACGCTGCCTGGGAGTTTGCCCGAGCCAACCGCCTGGCCTCAGCCGGCGCGGTCACCCGGTCGATTCCGCACTACGAAAAAGTGCTGATGGCCGCTCCCGAGCAGTATCCGCAGGCGCACTTCAACTTGGCCGAGGTCTACCGATTCAAGAAGAATTGCCGCAAGGCAGTGCTCCTGTACAACGCCTACCTGACCTTCGAGCAAGGCGAACAGAACCGCGCCGACGCGATGAAAGGCATCTCGAAGTGCTCGGCCGACGAAAAGACCGGCACGCTGTCGGTCGAGATCGAGCCCACCGCGGATTCGGAGATTCGCATCGAGGGCTATGTGCTCGGCAAGAGCGGGGTGGACAAGGCGGTGTTGCTCGCCGGCAAGTACGCCATCGAGGCGCGGGCGACCGACCACGTCTCCAGGCAACAAGAGGTCGAAATCGAAGAGGGAGAGAGCGAGGAGGTCAGCTTTTCACTCGACAAAAAGCTGTTTCACGGCACGGTACGCGTCAATGTGTCCCAGGAGGGCGCGACCATCAAACTGGAGCCCAAAGAGCTCGATTCGCCCAAGGCCAAGTCCGAGGTGATCACGCTGACCTCTCCGATGGACAAGCCCCAAAAGCTCGCCACGGGCAAGTACTTTTTGGAGGTGACCAAATCGGGCTACGACCGCTGGATTCGCAACATCTACATCAAGCGCGACGAGCAGACGGGGGTCGACGTCAACATGTCCAAGGCGCTGCCCGAAGCGATCCGGACCGACAACTGAGCAGCTCAACCCCGACCCGAGCCCGAGTCGGGTTCTTCGGTCGACGACAGGCTACGCTCGGTGGAGTCAGGGCCCAGGGGCATGCGGTATTCTTCGTTGAGCCACTTGCCCAGGTCCTCCATTTTGCAGCGCTTGGAGCAAAACGGGAAGAACTCGTTGTCGGCCAAAAGTTCGACCTCTTCTCGACAGATGGGGCATTTGGGTTTTCGAGCCATGACACAACCTCGAGGCAGATGGGGAGTTGTTCGAGCCGCCAACCTAAGCCATAGCGCGACGACCGGGGATCACTCAACAGAGCAGTTGGTAGGCTTCTTCCAAGCCCACCGTGCGATTGACAACCAGATCGGCGCTTCCTACTATCCGTTACTACTTTGAAGAGGATTTTTGCCGGATTTGATAGTGGTTGATGACGATGCGAGGTCCCTGTGCTTTTCAGAGCACGCCTCGCAACCTGTCGAACGAAATGTGCACAGAGAGGAGCACTCATGAAGTTTTCGCTGAAACTGTTTTGCATCATGTTGATCGCCGCAGGCCTGGCGCTTCCGGCTTGCAAAAAGAAAGAAGAAGCCGCCGACGAGCCGGCCGCCGCTGAAGAAGCCGAGACGGAAGGCGAAGCTGCCGAAGAAGAGCCGGCTGAAGAAGAGGCTGCCGAAGAGGAGCCGGCTGAAGAGGAGGCCGCCGAAGAAGAAGGCGACGCTGGCGCCGAGGAAGAAGGCGACGCTGCTGCTGAAGAGGGCGACGCTGGCGCCGAAGAGGGCGCGGCCGCCGAGGGCGAAGAAGAGAAGAAGGCTGCCAAGCCGGCGCCCAAGACCCCGCCGATCACCGGCACGGTCACCGGTAGCGTGGGCGGCGGTGGCATCACCGACGGCCAGCTCAAGCTGACCATTCAGGACGATTACGATGCCAAGGGCTCGCTGACCGGCAAGCGCGAAGGCAAGCGCTTCGTCATCCCGCTCGAGGGAACCGTGCGCAAAGGCAACAACGCCATTGCCCTGACCGGCAAGGGCCGCGGCAACAGCAACGCGCGCCTCAGCGGCAAGGTCAACAAAGGCGGCGTGTCCGGTGAGATCAGCGGCAAGATCCACGACAAGAATTTCAAGACGCGTTTCACCATCAGCCAGTAAGCTGACGGGATAGCGCGACATTGCCGAACCCGACCAGCGGGGCCGTTTTGCGGCCCCGCTTTTTCATGTCGGGCATTGTCAGGCAATATGTTGTCGCCACTAAGAGAATGTTATATGGTACTTTTCGTCTCGAGACCCCCGGCGCGACAGCCGCGCGTGAGAAGATCCAGCGGAAATGTCGACCGGGACTTTTTTTCGTTCCTGCCGCCGCCAGCCGATGCGGAGTAGGTACTCTCGGAGGAGGACCCATCCAAATGCGTTTCTGCACGACCTGTGGACGAAACTTCGAAGCCTCGGTCACCGAATGCCCCCACGACGGTACGCCGTTGTTCGACATGCACGGAGGTGACAGCGAGGAACCTGAGGAGCAGGCAGAACTGCAGGCTGACGGTGGAGCAGCGTTGGAAGAAGATGCCGCAGCCGCCTTGGAGGCTGCCGCCGCTGCTCCGCTCACTCAAGAGGAAGAGGGCGATGTCTCCGCCGACGAGGCGTTCGACGATGCTGTCGATCCTTTCGACGGTGACGACGCCGTGGAGCCGGAGGCAGACGAGGCTGATGCGCCCGCCGAAGAAGAAGCAGAGGCGGACGACGAGGCCGCGGCGTTCGACGAGGTCGACGACGAGGAAGAAGAGGAACTCTTTGCCGCCGATGACCCGGTGAGCGAAGAGGCAGACGAAGAGGAAGACGCCGATCCGTTCGAACCCATCGAGGAGCCGGAAGCCGAGGCTCCCGAGTTCGAAGAATCGGAGGTCGAAGAGCCGGAAGCCGAGGCTCCCGAAGTCGAGCAGCCGGAGACTGGAGCGGCGGACGAAGAAGCCGCCGTCTTCGACGAGGCCGACGATGACGTCGAAGACGACGAAGACGACGAACAGACCGATCTGGCCGCCGAGTTGTTCGACGACGAGGATGATGAGCTGGAGGTCGCCGATGAGGCGCCGTCCTCCGATCGCATCGCCGCCGACATCGAGGATGTGCTCGACGAGTTCGAAGACGAAGACGATCACGAGGCTTCCGAGCCGGTCGACGAGGCATTCGAGCCGCAGGGTATCGATGAGCCGGTCGCAGCCAAGCCCGCCGCCAAGTCCGAGAAGAAGGGGAGTGGCGCGCTGATTGGCATCGTCGTGCTCGTGCTGATTGCCGGCGCAGCCGCCTACTTCTTCATGGGCCCGGGAGCCGGCGGTGAGAACGCCGCGGGTG
It encodes:
- a CDS encoding NAD(P)/FAD-dependent oxidoreductase; the encoded protein is MSTHHQVLIVGGGTAGITVASQLCELEDAPQVTIVEPKSVHYYQPIWTLVGAGVFDKEISVKPLEDYIPHGAEWIQDYVDEFDPANNAVTLQSGESLTYDYLVVAAGIQLNWDAIAGLEEALGKNGVCSNYSYETVDSTWETLQNFRGGNAVFTFPSTTIKCAGAPQKIMWLTEHYLERNGLRDKSQVIYASSTAGIFGVDKYKRALQKLVDKRDIVTHFKRNLVEVRADKKQAVFEDLDGGDQLVLDYDMLHVTPPQGPPDFIKNSPLANDGGWVDVDKYTTQHVEYPNVFSLGDCSGLPTSRTGAAIRKEAPVTVANLVAQMNGKPLDAKYDGYASCPLVTGYGRLILAEFDYDGNPTESFPFDQSRERYSMYAMKAYGLPEMYWHGMLRGRA
- a CDS encoding HEAT repeat domain-containing protein — protein: MPKIQLVTNVAEYGLFRSFAKSRGRLVAASAVALGATYAAGLWAADYMFETSSSVVLNMLIITAMMMLLLVASYLVTVLIGDLFFPGPWREQVILGRTPADGKVTVEDHSAEFMIVLLLAVVANAFVINWAADGFLDRYHTEGFFRVRLRAEAPAERLAALEDIADPMNYEIWELPALKQTVVAAFDDPNAEVRQRAYWTAGLMKIIGAQDKLIDVLEGEASAADKHAAAIALGKIDDPQTSLEPLETLARDADAPDAQVGALRGLGLLANEASVEAILPLTESEHDQVMTHAHWALRKIGSKKARAHIRKIIDSEPTGLERCAAYDTMKLVATEEDVMWARRQFQRTQSGEEAGEGDCEHVIWTDYDNEQYYIVLGDSFREKLIKIVANTDAFKHREWFQRLVNDPAEPWRIREVADEVLRQIKEAEQ
- a CDS encoding PEGA domain-containing protein; translation: MKTRARTSIYAAMVALLVLATSLPALAGEEDQQGEEKINAAWEFARANRLASAGAVTRSIPHYEKVLMAAPEQYPQAHFNLAEVYRFKKNCRKAVLLYNAYLTFEQGEQNRADAMKGISKCSADEKTGTLSVEIEPTADSEIRIEGYVLGKSGVDKAVLLAGKYAIEARATDHVSRQQEVEIEEGESEEVSFSLDKKLFHGTVRVNVSQEGATIKLEPKELDSPKAKSEVITLTSPMDKPQKLATGKYFLEVTKSGYDRWIRNIYIKRDEQTGVDVNMSKALPEAIRTDN
- a CDS encoding DNA gyrase inhibitor YacG; the encoded protein is MARKPKCPICREEVELLADNEFFPFCSKRCKMEDLGKWLNEEYRMPLGPDSTERSLSSTEEPDSGSGRG